The following proteins come from a genomic window of Sporomusaceae bacterium FL31:
- a CDS encoding K+ transporter Trk: MKQKPGFANLLDLASWRLTPYQILSLGFAGLILVGAILLMTPLASTTGQSLSFIDALFTSTSAVCVTGLAVVDTGTYFSLFGQIVLISLVQVGGLGIMTMATLMALIMRKKIQLRERLIMQEGMNQLTFAGIVRLTKYVIQATLAIELIGGTVLAAHWYPEYGLKGIYFGYWHAISSFCNAGFDLLDGYQSLTLYVDDITVNLTIGLLIILGGIGFTVLADIWENRKFDALSLHTKVVLVTSALLIFIGTIMIFILEYSNSSTLGELSLKGKIIGSYFQAISPRSAGYNTVSIADLRPATLLFIIMLMFIGASPASTGGGVKITTFAVLTAAIWALIRGKKDAELFQRRIPQGIIYKSFAVVFIASALIIFVAMMLSISESFPFLNILFEVVSAFGTVGLSTGITSSLTDTGKLWISLTMFAGRVGPVTLALALAMRTKKSTIQYPEGKITIG; encoded by the coding sequence TTGAAACAGAAACCAGGTTTTGCGAATTTATTAGATCTTGCTAGCTGGAGGCTGACGCCTTATCAAATACTTTCGCTGGGGTTTGCGGGCTTAATATTGGTAGGTGCAATATTGTTAATGACGCCGCTTGCATCTACTACAGGTCAGAGCCTGAGTTTTATTGATGCATTATTTACATCAACATCGGCTGTTTGTGTTACTGGATTGGCTGTTGTGGATACAGGAACTTATTTTTCGCTTTTTGGTCAGATTGTGTTGATTTCCCTGGTTCAAGTTGGCGGACTAGGTATAATGACAATGGCGACACTAATGGCCTTGATTATGCGCAAGAAAATCCAGTTGCGCGAACGTTTAATTATGCAGGAGGGGATGAATCAGTTAACTTTTGCAGGAATAGTCCGCTTAACTAAGTATGTTATCCAGGCCACTTTGGCAATAGAACTTATCGGTGGCACAGTATTAGCAGCACATTGGTATCCGGAATATGGTTTGAAGGGGATATACTTTGGTTATTGGCATGCAATTTCATCCTTTTGTAATGCAGGCTTTGATTTACTTGATGGATATCAGAGTTTAACACTCTACGTTGATGATATTACCGTTAATTTGACAATAGGTTTATTAATTATCCTTGGCGGTATTGGCTTTACAGTATTAGCGGATATTTGGGAAAATAGGAAATTTGACGCACTTTCATTGCATACAAAAGTTGTTTTAGTTACTTCTGCTCTCTTAATATTCATTGGCACTATCATGATTTTTATCTTAGAATACAGCAATTCGAGTACTCTTGGTGAGTTATCTCTGAAAGGTAAAATTATTGGTAGTTACTTCCAAGCAATTTCACCACGAAGTGCAGGCTATAATACAGTGAGTATTGCCGACTTACGGCCCGCCACTCTGCTTTTTATTATTATGTTAATGTTTATCGGTGCATCACCGGCATCAACTGGCGGTGGAGTTAAGATAACTACTTTTGCCGTACTTACTGCGGCCATATGGGCGCTGATTAGAGGGAAAAAGGATGCCGAGCTTTTTCAGCGTCGTATTCCGCAAGGGATCATTTACAAATCATTCGCCGTTGTTTTTATTGCCTCAGCATTGATTATTTTTGTTGCGATGATGTTGAGTATTAGCGAGAGCTTTCCGTTCTTAAATATTCTATTCGAAGTAGTGTCAGCTTTTGGCACGGTGGGTCTAAGTACGGGAATTACTTCATCTTTAACAGATACCGGGAAATTGTGGATATCACTCACAATGTTTGCCGGCAGAGTTGGACCAGTAACCCTTGCGTTGGCGTTGGCAATGAGAACGAAGAAATCGACTATTCAATATCCGGAAGGTAAAATTACTATTGGCTAG
- a CDS encoding potassium transporter Trk, with amino-acid sequence MKKKQFAIIGLGRFGTSMASALHKMGYDVLAIDKDEQKVQEISDEVTHVVQADTTDEDALLALGIRNFDVVVVAIGEDIQSNVLTTLQLKELGVPYIVAKARNPLHGKMLEKIGADRVVYPERDMAQRVAHNLISTNVLDYIELSPKFSIAEINAPRFLVGKSLAEADIRVKYGINVVAIKREDVLIVPPLPSEKIRETDIIVVVGSNDGVQRLEELE; translated from the coding sequence ATGAAGAAAAAGCAGTTTGCAATTATTGGGTTAGGACGTTTTGGTACAAGCATGGCTAGTGCGCTGCATAAAATGGGCTATGACGTATTGGCTATTGATAAAGATGAACAGAAAGTTCAAGAAATTAGTGATGAAGTTACCCATGTGGTGCAAGCTGATACGACCGATGAGGATGCGCTGCTAGCATTAGGCATTCGTAATTTTGACGTTGTCGTTGTGGCAATTGGTGAGGACATTCAGTCTAATGTATTAACTACTCTGCAGCTTAAAGAGCTTGGTGTTCCATACATTGTTGCTAAAGCACGTAATCCACTGCATGGAAAAATGCTGGAGAAAATTGGCGCAGACCGGGTTGTTTATCCAGAACGGGATATGGCACAGCGCGTTGCTCATAATTTAATCTCAACAAATGTGTTAGATTACATTGAATTATCGCCTAAGTTTAGTATTGCAGAAATTAACGCACCACGCTTTCTGGTTGGTAAAAGTTTAGCTGAAGCTGATATTCGCGTTAAGTATGGCATCAATGTGGTTGCCATAAAACGCGAGGATGTATTGATTGTTCCGCCATTACCGAGTGAAAAAATTCGGGAAACTGATATTATCGTTGTAGTTGGCAGCAATGACGGAGTTCAACGGTTGGAGGAACTGGAGTGA
- a CDS encoding RNA methyltransferase: protein MTEVITSLQNDTIKLASALKQKKQRDATGLFIAEGIRLIEEVCSADWQVETCFYTEAVAGNKRAEKLLNVLQDKSCRMLKVSDAVYNKISDTDQPQGIMAIVKKCDHLLSTILADEKPFVVILDTVQDPGNLGTVIRTADAAGASGVVLTKGCTDLYSSKTVRATMGSLFHLPIVDGVSYEELIHSLQEKNIHIAATSLTSSSLYYEANFNQPAAVIFGNEGNGVSEELLCKANSRIFIPILGRAESLNVAASAAVILYEAVRQRR from the coding sequence GTGACAGAAGTCATAACTAGTCTGCAAAATGATACGATTAAATTAGCTTCTGCATTGAAACAAAAAAAACAACGTGATGCAACCGGGCTATTTATTGCCGAAGGTATCCGCCTTATTGAGGAAGTCTGTTCTGCTGATTGGCAAGTTGAAACTTGCTTTTATACTGAAGCCGTGGCCGGCAATAAGCGAGCTGAGAAGCTTCTAAATGTGCTGCAAGATAAATCTTGTAGGATGCTTAAAGTGTCTGATGCGGTTTATAACAAGATATCTGATACGGATCAGCCGCAGGGTATTATGGCCATTGTAAAGAAGTGCGATCATCTTTTAAGTACTATTTTAGCTGACGAAAAGCCATTTGTTGTTATCCTGGATACTGTTCAAGATCCAGGAAATCTTGGCACAGTCATTCGTACTGCTGATGCTGCTGGTGCTAGCGGTGTTGTCTTAACCAAGGGCTGTACTGACCTTTATTCCAGTAAAACTGTCCGTGCTACAATGGGATCACTGTTTCATCTGCCCATTGTTGATGGAGTAAGTTACGAAGAGTTAATTCATTCCTTGCAAGAGAAAAACATTCACATTGCCGCAACTTCATTGACATCTTCGAGTCTGTATTACGAAGCTAATTTTAATCAGCCTGCGGCGGTTATATTTGGTAATGAAGGTAATGGCGTTAGTGAAGAACTATTATGTAAAGCAAATAGCAGGATTTTTATACCGATCTTAGGACGAGCCGAATCGCTAAACGTTGCTGCATCTGCTGCGGTTATTCTTTATGAAGCAGTCCGGCAGCGTCGCTAG
- the pheS gene encoding phenylalanine--tRNA ligase alpha subunit, whose amino-acid sequence MEQQLNELRQQATVELAQAASAEKLNELRVKYLGKKGSLTAVLRGLGALTAEERPRIGQIVNEIRTELDQLIESKSNALKQAELSLRLASEKIDVTLPGRKSNLGHKHPLTKTLDRIKSIFMQLGFEIADGPEVEQDYYNFEALNLPKDHPARDMQDSFYITEELLLRTHTSPVQVRTMQKAQPNQPIRIIAPGKVYRRDYDATHSPMFHQVEGLVIDKGISFADLKGTLELFIHEMFGSNVGVRFRSSFFPFTEPSAEVDISCVICSGKGCRVCKGTGWLEILGSGMVHPRVLEMSKFDPTQVSGFAFGMGVERIAMLIYGIDDLRLFYDNDLRFLRQF is encoded by the coding sequence ATGGAACAGCAATTAAATGAACTTAGGCAGCAAGCTACCGTGGAGTTGGCTCAAGCTGCAAGCGCTGAAAAACTAAATGAATTAAGAGTTAAATATCTGGGTAAAAAGGGAAGCCTGACTGCTGTTTTACGGGGATTAGGAGCTTTAACTGCAGAAGAAAGACCGCGTATTGGTCAAATCGTTAACGAAATTCGTACTGAGTTAGACCAATTAATTGAATCAAAAAGCAATGCATTAAAGCAAGCTGAATTGTCATTACGCTTGGCATCAGAAAAAATTGATGTCACGCTGCCAGGTAGAAAAAGTAATCTCGGGCACAAGCACCCACTCACAAAAACACTTGATCGAATCAAGTCTATTTTTATGCAGTTGGGTTTTGAAATTGCTGATGGACCAGAAGTTGAGCAGGATTATTATAATTTTGAGGCACTCAATTTACCCAAGGATCATCCGGCACGAGATATGCAAGATTCTTTTTATATTACCGAAGAATTATTGCTGCGTACGCATACCTCGCCAGTTCAGGTACGGACTATGCAAAAAGCACAGCCTAATCAGCCGATAAGAATTATTGCACCAGGAAAAGTATATCGACGTGATTATGATGCAACTCATTCACCGATGTTTCATCAAGTCGAAGGTTTGGTCATTGATAAAGGGATTAGCTTTGCTGATCTAAAAGGAACGTTAGAATTATTTATTCATGAAATGTTTGGCAGTAATGTGGGGGTCCGGTTTAGATCAAGTTTTTTCCCGTTTACTGAGCCCAGTGCTGAAGTCGATATTTCCTGCGTGATCTGTAGCGGCAAAGGCTGCCGTGTTTGCAAAGGTACTGGCTGGCTTGAAATCTTAGGATCAGGCATGGTTCATCCGCGCGTTTTGGAAATGAGTAAATTTGATCCAACGCAAGTGAGCGGCTTTGCTTTTGGAATGGGTGTTGAACGGATTGCTATGCTTATTTATGGAATTGATGATTTAAGATTATTTTACGATAATGACTTGCGGTTCTTGCGGCAGTTTTAA
- the pheT gene encoding phenylalanine--tRNA ligase beta subunit — MRASIKWLKDYVDFKESPEILAEMLTMAGVPVEGIEYLGQGIENVVTGKIIEIEKHPNADRLSICKLDIAKEVLTIVTGATNVEVGQIVPVALVGAKLPSGLKIEQSKLRGVLSSGMLCSATELNLDFKMLSAEEKEGILILDKETAIGIDIKQVLGLDDVVLEFELTANRADCFSVLGLAREISVLTGNPLKKPMLSLKEEDEEKSSGLIQIKIADPALCSRFTGRVLKNIKVGPSPLWLKQRIQAAGMRSINNVVDVTNFVMLELGQPMHAYDYNLLARHTIIVRKAQRGERITTLDGVKRELSPEMLVIADEVQAVGVAGVMGGLATEVTANTQNVLLEAAAFNNVSIRRTARTLGLRSEASGRFERGVDTANITRALDRAAMLLEEMGACKVCPGIVDIYPGFDVPRQVSFIPQDINRHLGTNVPTATMIAILRRLEFEVEKSDDKIIATVPTWRGDVSCSADIAEEVARIYGFNNIPSTTPSGNMMSGGQSYVQAIVDKIKNTLVGAGLDEVISFSFTHPDTLNKLNIPQASSLHTAVPILNPITDDFPLLRTTLIGGVLETVSRNIARKNDDISIFEVGAVYLPEALPLVSLPAEPFMLCGALVGKRNELAWNQGRETVDFYDAKGIVELLLDGIGIQDYQVAAGEHYALHPGKNASFSVNGEILGSVGEIHPVVSDAFDLNRKVYIFELNVEALAKHAVLIGKYKALPKYPAIARDLAIVLPEDITSQQVDAAIKESAGELLTEVRLFDVYTGEQVPKGFKSLAFSLTFQSSDRTLTDSEIDGHYKNTVVLLEETLQAKLRS; from the coding sequence ATGCGCGCATCGATAAAATGGCTGAAAGATTATGTGGACTTTAAAGAAAGTCCGGAAATACTGGCAGAAATGTTGACAATGGCTGGTGTTCCGGTCGAAGGGATAGAATATTTAGGACAAGGAATTGAAAATGTAGTTACTGGCAAGATTATTGAAATTGAAAAGCATCCTAATGCAGATCGGCTTTCGATATGCAAATTGGATATTGCAAAGGAAGTTCTGACCATTGTTACAGGAGCTACCAATGTTGAAGTTGGCCAGATTGTTCCTGTGGCTCTTGTGGGGGCAAAGCTGCCAAGTGGGCTAAAAATTGAGCAAAGCAAGCTGCGCGGGGTATTATCGAGTGGAATGCTTTGTTCGGCTACAGAATTAAATCTTGATTTTAAAATGCTGTCAGCTGAAGAAAAAGAAGGTATATTAATATTAGATAAAGAGACTGCTATTGGCATAGATATCAAACAAGTATTAGGGTTAGATGATGTCGTACTCGAGTTTGAGCTTACAGCGAATCGTGCAGATTGTTTTAGTGTGCTAGGATTAGCACGGGAAATATCAGTGTTGACTGGCAATCCTTTGAAGAAGCCGATGCTCAGTCTAAAAGAAGAAGACGAAGAGAAATCTTCTGGACTTATTCAAATTAAAATTGCAGATCCAGCATTATGTTCGCGGTTTACCGGAAGGGTATTAAAGAACATAAAAGTAGGACCTTCTCCACTGTGGTTAAAACAGCGCATTCAAGCTGCTGGAATGCGGTCAATCAATAATGTTGTTGATGTCACTAATTTTGTGATGCTGGAACTCGGGCAGCCAATGCATGCCTATGATTATAATTTGCTTGCACGCCATACCATTATTGTGCGCAAAGCACAGCGCGGTGAAAGGATTACTACGTTGGATGGCGTAAAACGCGAATTATCACCTGAAATGCTGGTAATCGCCGATGAGGTACAAGCGGTTGGTGTAGCTGGAGTAATGGGTGGACTTGCTACCGAAGTCACTGCCAATACTCAAAATGTACTGCTGGAAGCAGCTGCCTTTAATAATGTTAGCATTAGAAGAACAGCGCGGACACTTGGACTTCGCTCAGAAGCTTCCGGACGCTTTGAGCGCGGTGTTGATACAGCCAATATTACCAGGGCGCTTGATCGGGCAGCTATGTTATTAGAAGAAATGGGAGCCTGCAAGGTTTGCCCAGGCATTGTTGATATTTATCCCGGGTTTGATGTGCCTCGTCAAGTGAGCTTTATTCCGCAAGATATTAATAGACATCTTGGAACTAATGTGCCGACTGCTACTATGATTGCTATTTTGCGACGGTTAGAATTTGAAGTTGAGAAGTCTGATGACAAGATCATCGCAACTGTTCCAACCTGGCGCGGGGATGTCAGCTGTTCTGCAGATATTGCGGAAGAAGTGGCCCGCATCTACGGATTTAATAATATTCCTTCAACCACTCCAAGTGGCAATATGATGAGTGGCGGGCAAAGCTATGTACAAGCCATTGTAGATAAAATTAAAAATACTTTAGTCGGGGCTGGCCTTGATGAAGTGATTTCGTTTAGCTTTACTCATCCTGACACTTTAAACAAGTTGAATATTCCACAAGCAAGCAGTCTTCATACCGCAGTTCCGATTTTAAATCCAATTACCGATGACTTTCCTTTGTTACGTACAACGCTAATTGGCGGTGTCTTAGAAACCGTTTCCCGGAATATAGCCAGAAAAAATGATGATATTAGTATTTTTGAGGTAGGTGCAGTCTATTTACCTGAGGCACTGCCACTCGTATCACTGCCAGCAGAACCGTTTATGTTATGTGGAGCCCTAGTGGGTAAGAGAAATGAACTAGCCTGGAATCAAGGGCGTGAAACAGTTGATTTTTATGATGCCAAAGGAATTGTCGAGCTGTTATTAGATGGAATCGGAATCCAAGATTATCAGGTTGCCGCTGGTGAACATTATGCCTTACATCCTGGAAAGAACGCATCATTTAGCGTAAATGGTGAAATACTAGGCAGCGTAGGCGAAATCCATCCAGTAGTGTCAGATGCTTTTGATCTAAATCGTAAAGTATATATTTTTGAACTTAATGTTGAAGCTTTAGCTAAGCATGCTGTGCTGATTGGCAAGTATAAGGCACTGCCTAAATATCCTGCTATTGCACGTGATTTGGCGATTGTATTGCCTGAAGATATTACTTCTCAGCAAGTAGATGCTGCAATTAAAGAGAGTGCAGGAGAGCTGTTGACTGAAGTTCGATTGTTTGATGTTTATACTGGTGAGCAGGTTCCAAAAGGATTTAAAAGTTTAGCTTTTTCCCTTACTTTCCAGTCGTCTGACAGGACGTTAACAGATAGCGAAATCGATGGACATTATAAAAACACTGTTGTACTTCTGGAAGAAACATTGCAGGCTAAATTACGGAGTTAA
- a CDS encoding amino acid permease — MTGIFRTKSINQIKEGAEAKGLKKTLGATDLVLLGIGCIIGTGIFVLTGVAAAKYAGPGIMLSFVLSGLACAFAALAYAELAAMVPVAGSAYTYTYAALGEIIAWIVGWNLILEYSVGSSAVAAGWSGYVVGLLKSAGVALPKAYTAVPADGGIVNLPAVLIALFLSMLLVRGTKESVTLNKILVVVKLIAVFIFLALAGPKVNPANWTPLMPYGFSGVAAGAAIIFFAYIGFDAVATAAEECRNPNRDLPIGIVGSLIVCTILYIVVAGVLTGVVPYTELNNAEPVAYALRAIGYNIGSALVGTGAIAGITTVLLVLMYGQTRVFFAMSRDGLIPASICKVHPKYGTPHVITIVAGIAVALIAGFTPIGIIAELTNIGTLFAFVVSAIGVWVLRITRPDLERPFKCPAVSVIAPLAILSCGYLMYNLPHETWIRFFVWSAIGFVVYFLYSYRNSALNKSKPVIE; from the coding sequence ATGACGGGTATTTTTCGAACGAAAAGTATTAATCAAATTAAAGAAGGCGCAGAAGCTAAAGGTTTAAAAAAGACTCTTGGTGCAACCGACTTAGTATTGCTAGGCATTGGCTGTATCATCGGCACAGGAATTTTTGTACTTACAGGTGTTGCTGCCGCTAAATATGCGGGCCCTGGTATCATGCTATCATTTGTTTTATCTGGATTAGCCTGTGCTTTTGCAGCTTTAGCTTATGCTGAGCTTGCGGCAATGGTCCCGGTAGCTGGAAGCGCATATACGTATACGTATGCTGCTCTAGGTGAGATTATTGCCTGGATTGTCGGCTGGAATCTTATTCTAGAGTATTCGGTAGGATCCAGTGCTGTAGCAGCAGGATGGTCTGGCTATGTCGTAGGACTGTTAAAATCTGCTGGTGTTGCACTACCAAAGGCATATACAGCTGTTCCTGCCGATGGCGGAATTGTAAATTTACCAGCAGTGCTGATTGCGTTATTTTTAAGTATGCTGTTGGTACGTGGAACGAAAGAAAGTGTGACTCTCAATAAGATTTTGGTTGTTGTTAAGCTAATAGCGGTATTTATTTTCTTAGCATTAGCCGGTCCTAAAGTAAATCCGGCAAACTGGACACCGCTTATGCCGTATGGTTTTAGTGGTGTAGCTGCTGGAGCAGCAATTATTTTCTTTGCCTATATCGGCTTTGATGCAGTTGCGACCGCAGCTGAAGAATGCCGCAATCCTAATCGGGATTTACCGATTGGCATCGTTGGCTCTCTCATTGTCTGTACGATTCTTTATATTGTGGTTGCTGGCGTTTTGACTGGGGTTGTTCCTTATACTGAGCTTAATAATGCTGAACCTGTCGCTTATGCATTGCGGGCAATCGGGTACAATATTGGCTCGGCGTTAGTGGGCACTGGTGCGATCGCTGGTATCACAACTGTTCTCCTTGTTTTAATGTATGGTCAAACCAGAGTGTTTTTTGCTATGTCGCGCGATGGACTGATTCCGGCGAGTATTTGCAAAGTCCATCCGAAGTATGGTACGCCTCATGTCATTACCATTGTAGCCGGTATCGCAGTAGCTTTGATCGCTGGCTTTACACCGATTGGTATTATTGCCGAATTGACTAATATCGGAACATTATTTGCATTTGTTGTTTCGGCAATAGGCGTATGGGTGCTGCGGATTACCAGACCAGATTTAGAGCGCCCTTTTAAATGTCCGGCTGTATCTGTTATAGCACCGCTGGCCATTCTTTCATGTGGATATCTAATGTACAACTTACCGCACGAAACTTGGATACGTTTTTTTGTTTGGAGCGCTATCGGATTTGTTGTTTATTTTTTATATAGTTATCGCAACAGTGCTCTCAATAAGAGTAAGCCGGTTATTGAATAA
- a CDS encoding cell division protein ZapA: MESKNRVTVEIFGEVYALKGDIEPERVMKLAAMVDKRMRTIAKTNSQLSSLKISVLAALNLADEYLQLERDYNQLVEMLKEK, from the coding sequence ATGGAAAGTAAAAACAGGGTTACGGTTGAAATATTCGGTGAGGTATATGCGCTTAAAGGTGATATTGAGCCTGAAAGAGTGATGAAGCTGGCTGCAATGGTGGATAAGCGCATGAGAACTATTGCTAAGACGAATTCACAGTTGTCTTCCTTGAAAATATCTGTATTGGCGGCACTAAATTTAGCCGATGAGTACCTTCAGCTAGAACGGGATTATAACCAATTGGTCGAAATGCTAAAGGAAAAGTAG